In Desulfosporosinus youngiae DSM 17734, the genomic stretch TTCTTTATCACTATTAGTTATATTATAGGGTAAAAAAATATTCTCCAATGTACAATTAAATAGTTTGGCCATTTTGATAGCAAGAGTGGGGCTTGGCTTTTTCACCCCTTCCTCCATTTGATACATCATCCCTGCACTTATTTTCAACTTTTCAGAAGCTTCTTTCGCTGTTTTAATCCCAGCCTTTGTTCTTAACTGAGTAATGTGATTTGCCATTCTCTCACCACCTTTATGGTTATTTTATAACTAAAAGAGATAATAATCAAGCGTAATTATAACCAATAGTGATTAATCGGGAGCTATTTCCTCGAGAATGCTCTATATAGCTTTATTTATCTCGATATATCACTAAAAGTTATATTGATATATTTATAACTATCGGTTATAGTTATAACCAGAGGTGATAATAATGATCGGAAGCAGGCTAAAGGAACTCCGAGCCAAAAAGCAGATTACGCAAGAAGAGTTAGGTAAAATTGCCGGGGTGACTACTTCAATGATCGGCATGTATGAGATTGATGCAAGAAAACCAAGCTTTGAAGTAATAGAAAAAATAGCTGATTATTTTAATGTTACCGTTGATTATATCTTGGGGAGGGAAAGTAGTGCTGAGAATGA encodes the following:
- a CDS encoding helix-turn-helix transcriptional regulator yields the protein MANHITQLRTKAGIKTAKEASEKLKISAGMMYQMEEGVKKPSPTLAIKMAKLFNCTLENIFLPYNITNSDKERSEPLGARANK